The Flavobacteriales bacterium genome contains a region encoding:
- a CDS encoding NAD(P)/FAD-dependent oxidoreductase, with amino-acid sequence MAKIVVVGAGISGHTAVSYLRKDLGKEHEVVMVSPNSNYQWVPSNIWIGIGRMTEKQTIFPLAPLYQKKGINYIQAKAITFHPEGDPEVEKGYVLAEYVAGERKGEQVKVDYDYLINATGPKLNFEATEGLLPGKNKTVSVCTYDHALHAWKELEALIQKMKKGQKAKILIGTGHAKSTCQGAAFEYIMNVEQELKRHQVRDQAEITWISNEYELGDFGIDGVTVKMGGKLMPSKELIEMVFEDRGIQWITQAGVNKIEDGVAYYETLDGEFKSESYDLAMLIPAFSGHGFKAFDKKGEDITSKLFNGFMLVDADYTPKPYEDWSVQDWPETYQNPSYKNIFAPGIAFAPPHTISKPRKSKNGTPIFPAPPRTGMPSGITAKLVADNIVEMVKTGTEHIHHLGSMGNMGAACIASTGYGMLKGRGVTITTNPIVPDYNKYPETGRQISKTIGDLGLAGHWVKLSLHYAFLYKAKMKPFWWLIPE; translated from the coding sequence ATGGCAAAAATAGTTGTAGTTGGTGCAGGTATTTCAGGGCATACAGCAGTATCTTATTTAAGGAAAGATTTGGGGAAAGAACATGAGGTCGTTATGGTTTCCCCGAATAGTAACTATCAGTGGGTTCCGTCCAATATTTGGATTGGAATAGGTCGTATGACAGAAAAACAGACCATCTTTCCATTGGCGCCATTGTACCAAAAAAAAGGAATTAATTATATTCAAGCAAAAGCAATAACCTTTCACCCAGAAGGAGACCCAGAAGTAGAAAAAGGTTATGTTTTGGCAGAATATGTTGCTGGAGAACGCAAAGGAGAGCAAGTTAAAGTCGATTATGATTATTTAATTAATGCCACAGGACCTAAATTAAATTTTGAAGCCACAGAAGGATTACTTCCAGGGAAAAATAAAACAGTGTCTGTTTGTACTTATGATCATGCTTTGCACGCTTGGAAAGAATTAGAAGCATTGATTCAAAAAATGAAAAAAGGCCAAAAAGCAAAAATATTAATAGGTACTGGGCATGCCAAATCAACTTGTCAAGGAGCTGCATTTGAGTATATCATGAATGTAGAGCAAGAGTTAAAAAGGCATCAAGTAAGAGATCAAGCGGAAATCACTTGGATATCGAATGAATATGAGTTAGGAGATTTTGGGATAGATGGGGTTACAGTAAAAATGGGAGGAAAGTTAATGCCTTCCAAAGAGCTGATAGAAATGGTTTTTGAGGATAGAGGTATTCAATGGATTACTCAAGCAGGAGTGAATAAGATAGAGGATGGTGTTGCTTATTACGAAACATTAGACGGAGAGTTTAAGTCCGAATCTTATGATTTAGCCATGCTTATTCCTGCATTTTCTGGTCATGGGTTCAAAGCTTTTGATAAGAAAGGAGAGGACATCACAAGTAAACTATTCAATGGTTTTATGTTAGTAGATGCTGATTATACTCCCAAGCCTTATGAAGATTGGTCGGTTCAAGATTGGCCAGAAACATACCAAAACCCTTCTTATAAAAATATTTTTGCACCTGGGATTGCTTTTGCGCCTCCGCATACTATTTCTAAACCAAGAAAGAGTAAGAATGGAACACCAATATTTCCGGCACCACCAAGAACAGGTATGCCTTCGGGTATTACGGCAAAGTTAGTAGCAGATAATATTGTAGAGATGGTGAAAACAGGAACAGAGCATATACACCACTTGGGTTCAATGGGAAATATGGGAGCTGCTTGTATTGCTTCAACTGGATATGGAATGTTAAAAGGTAGAGGGGTTACCATTACCACCAACCCTATTGTTCCCGATTACAATAAATACCCAGAGACAGGGAGACAAATTTCTAAAACAATCGGAGATTTAGGATTAGCTGGACACTGGGTAAAACTTTCTTTACATTA